Below is a window of Bradyrhizobium sp. SZCCHNS1050 DNA.
GCGCAGGTTCTGCATCTGAGCCACGGTGAGGCCGGAATAGTGAGCGACGACGGCAACGCCCGTGGTCTTGAAGACCTCGTGCAGCTGCTCGACCGCCTCTTTTTTTGCCGCTCGTTCCACAGCAAGCTCTCTCCGGTTGGCGGCCTTCGCCCGAAAGCGGGACCGCCGGGTTGCACCCGCCGTCCCACCAAACCTGACCTCCGGACGGAAGAACCCGAGGACACGAAAGGCAAAACGGCGATGAATAGCCTGCCCTTCCGAAAGCCCTGAGAGCCCGCGGAGTGTCGAGGTTCGAACCAAACCTGCATGCCACCACGACAAAGGCAGTGGACATGCCGAAATCCGGTCTTCACCCGTCTATGCAGGCTGGATGATTAAGCCATTGAGGAAACTGGATTTCCGCGCCGGCGCCTGCAGTCTCGGACAGGATTCGGAGTGATCGGCGAACCGACCTCCCCTGCGGCATTCGAGAGCAGAAAGATCCTTCTTCCTTCCGAGAAATCCAAACGGATATCCTCAAAAGGAATGCTGGCTCCTCTCAACTTTCGGAATGCGCGCACAGGCGCGCCAGCAACAGCCGGCCCGCCTGGAAGCCGGTTCTTTAACGGGTCCATTGCGACTTGCCAAGACCCCAAGAGCAAAAATCGCACCAGTTGGGCCATGCCGTGGAGCCGGGTGGGAGCCCCGTCGCCCGGATGAGCGACAGCCGGCGCGCGGGACGCGCGTCGGCGATAGCGACATGCGGGGTCTCACGTGCTCTGCCGGAAACCCCGGATGTCGGCAGCGCTCATCAGGGCCACGGGGCATTGCACGCGCAGGGGCACAATCCCGCCTCAGCCCTTCGGACAGGCCGCTCCGGCGTCGGCCCAGGCCTTGATCAGCTCGCCGAACTGCTTCTGGGTTCCCGGGGCCGGGGTCCGCCCAGCTCCCGGATTCCAGCCCCAGCCGACCAGCTCATCCTCAGCCATATGGTGAATCAGCTGCGCCATGGTCTTGCCGCCGTTGCGATTTGGATCCTTGATCTGTGCGCAGATCTGGCCGAGCGACTTGCCCTGCCAAGCCATCTCGATCGGGGCCAGCTGCCACTTGGGATTACCGGGCACGCGCGCCGCGTCGAAATTGGCCTCGTGGTGGCAGGTCGTGCAGGCGAGCCCGCCGGGCGCACCCATGCCAGCCTCGCCGCGGACCACCAGCGGCTGATGCGGAATCATCCTATCGGTCTGGGTCGGCCGGTCGCCGGCCGGGTGGCAGTTCATGCATCGCGGCGACTGCAGCACCTTGCCGGCCTCTTCGAACAGCGCCACGGCGCGCTCGTCCTTGCTCTTGATCCTGGCGAAGTCCGCCACCGGCTTGAGCCCGCCGGCGACGTGCGTGGCCTCGGGCGCCGCATCGGCGCGCCGCAGTGCCGGCAGGGCTACGATCGCAACCGCAGCCAGGCTGCCAGCGAGCAGCGCCATCGTCGCCGTTCTGAACGGGCTCATGCGGTGTCTCCCGGCCGGATCGGCAGT
It encodes the following:
- a CDS encoding Isoquinoline 1-oxidoreductase subunit, producing MSPFRTATMALLAGSLAAVAIVALPALRRADAAPEATHVAGGLKPVADFARIKSKDERAVALFEEAGKVLQSPRCMNCHPAGDRPTQTDRMIPHQPLVVRGEAGMGAPGGLACTTCHHEANFDAARVPGNPKWQLAPIEMAWQGKSLGQICAQIKDPNRNGGKTMAQLIHHMAEDELVGWGWNPGAGRTPAPGTQKQFGELIKAWADAGAACPKG